A genomic segment from Actinoplanes sichuanensis encodes:
- a CDS encoding PucR family transcriptional regulator, which produces MKQPLRDVRSYRLPTEVIDPLRHGLPKVSSQTIAAIIREVPAYAEPFSGALGHKIARAVRAALGTFLNLVSRPGADPGTPMSSAIEAAYALGRGEARSGRSLDALLAAYRVGARVAWRGLAAISVEAGQPAATIADFAELVFAYIDELSAASVAGHADELAASGRIRLRRLQELAQALVAGEPAHVLQGLAEQAEWAPPQSLTALLLPERAARWVIDLLDPRTLQLADAVPDLPGLTVLLVPDPQGCSRPTLNRLLTGHNVVIGPARPWTEARSSLDRAVRVYRLGPPDGGAVTDTEDHLAAVVVTADPSALADLRAWALTPLAGERGAAAAKLIETLRSWLLHHGRREDVAAELFVHPQTVRYRMARLRELYGERLRDPQWVLALTIALAIPET; this is translated from the coding sequence GTGAAACAGCCGTTACGTGACGTACGGTCCTATCGTCTCCCGACGGAGGTGATCGACCCGCTCCGGCACGGCCTGCCGAAGGTGTCCTCGCAGACCATCGCGGCGATCATCAGGGAGGTGCCGGCGTACGCCGAGCCGTTCTCCGGCGCGCTCGGGCACAAGATCGCACGTGCCGTGCGGGCCGCCCTCGGCACGTTCCTCAACCTGGTGTCCCGACCCGGCGCCGACCCGGGCACCCCGATGTCGTCGGCGATCGAGGCGGCGTACGCGCTGGGTCGTGGCGAGGCCCGCTCCGGCCGCAGCCTGGACGCGCTGCTCGCGGCCTACCGGGTGGGCGCCCGGGTGGCGTGGCGCGGGCTGGCCGCGATCAGCGTCGAGGCGGGGCAACCGGCCGCCACCATCGCCGACTTCGCCGAGCTGGTGTTCGCGTACATCGACGAGTTGTCGGCGGCGAGCGTGGCCGGGCACGCCGACGAGCTCGCCGCGTCCGGCCGGATCCGCCTGCGGCGGCTTCAGGAACTGGCCCAGGCGCTGGTCGCGGGGGAGCCCGCGCACGTCCTGCAAGGGCTGGCCGAGCAGGCCGAGTGGGCGCCGCCGCAGAGCCTCACCGCACTGCTGCTGCCGGAGCGCGCGGCACGATGGGTGATCGACCTGCTCGACCCGCGTACGTTGCAGCTCGCGGACGCCGTACCAGATCTGCCTGGTTTGACGGTCTTGTTGGTGCCGGATCCGCAGGGTTGCTCCCGCCCGACGCTGAACCGGCTGCTCACCGGCCACAACGTGGTGATCGGCCCGGCCCGGCCATGGACCGAGGCACGCAGCTCGCTGGATCGGGCGGTGCGGGTGTATCGGCTCGGCCCGCCGGACGGTGGCGCGGTGACCGACACCGAGGATCATCTCGCCGCGGTGGTGGTGACCGCCGACCCGAGCGCCCTGGCGGACCTGCGTGCGTGGGCGCTGACGCCACTCGCCGGGGAGCGCGGGGCCGCCGCCGCCAAGCTCATCGAGACGCTACGCAGCTGGCTGCTGCACCACGGCCGCCGCGAGGACGTCGCCGCCGAGCTGTTCGTGCACCCGCAGACGGTCCGCTACCGGATGGCGCGGCTGCGGGAGCTGTACGGAGAGCGGCTCCGCGACCCGCAATGGGTGCTCGCGCTGACCATCGCCCTGGCCATCCCGGAGACGTGA